A section of the Neorhodopirellula lusitana genome encodes:
- a CDS encoding 4Fe-4S dicluster domain-containing protein translates to MSEKRTQNRESWEDAEKRTVQRTAKKDAPTGTGARSSALQRFLSATLRLPVSAYSFLFKPAPTSDSRRALLQGRFWKLLPPANFPPLVTRLPKPEVESPPHQKPRSIGGINIDPVPPTNLGNRSVARTIPVHRPPGAIDEFQFLAGCTRCGDCIDVCPYDAIVKAPQRLGNVAGTPIIDADLSACMMCEDFPCIASCEPGVLVATIPPIMGTARVTEHLCLAHHHTTCTVCSERCPVDDVISVSDGKPTINEETCTGCGVCRYVCPAPENAILLMPAFSRPGLPNT, encoded by the coding sequence GTGAGTGAAAAGCGGACGCAGAATCGCGAGAGTTGGGAAGACGCAGAGAAGCGAACAGTTCAGCGAACAGCGAAGAAGGACGCACCAACAGGAACGGGAGCGAGATCGTCTGCGTTGCAGCGATTCCTCTCGGCGACTCTTCGCCTTCCCGTCTCAGCGTATTCCTTCCTCTTCAAACCGGCGCCGACCTCCGATAGCCGACGCGCTTTGTTGCAGGGGCGATTTTGGAAACTGCTTCCACCGGCCAACTTCCCGCCGCTCGTCACTCGGCTGCCCAAACCAGAAGTCGAATCGCCGCCACACCAGAAACCTCGCAGCATCGGTGGCATCAACATCGATCCGGTGCCGCCGACCAACCTTGGAAACCGGTCCGTCGCGAGGACCATTCCGGTGCATCGTCCGCCTGGTGCGATCGACGAGTTTCAGTTCCTGGCCGGTTGCACTCGATGCGGCGACTGCATCGACGTTTGTCCGTACGATGCGATCGTGAAGGCTCCCCAACGACTGGGGAATGTCGCCGGCACACCAATCATTGACGCTGACCTATCCGCCTGCATGATGTGCGAAGACTTTCCCTGCATCGCATCCTGCGAACCCGGGGTGTTGGTTGCAACGATCCCGCCGATCATGGGAACCGCGAGAGTGACCGAGCATCTTTGCCTCGCCCATCACCACACGACCTGTACGGTGTGCAGCGAACGCTGTCCTGTCGATGATGTCATTTCCGTCTCGGATGGCAAGCCCACGATCAATGAAGAAACATGCACGGGCTGTGGCGTGTGTCGCTACGTTTGCCCTGCACCTGAAAATGCCATTTTGTTGATGCCCGCCTTCTCGCGTCCTGGATTGCCCAACACATGA
- a CDS encoding diheme cytochrome c precursor: protein MISRIAPLFFAGVIAVAVVGFFVGIMAGVPQPDGMVGSGTHPEFQPADSSQTLTSVATVKQIPAVAYADIAHTSMGPTKGWQATPQALPQPEYDLYTKIEPSAAEKEASSQVRASRRAFNGAPPIIPHPVENTTDAACYACHSNGVKMAGLKASVMSHEFLGNCVQCHAPMAPAPFQEVDASVQTSFVGLPAPKAGQRAYQGAPPTIPHSRWMRENCSACHGGPNGWAGMESTHPWRTNCTQCHAPSASLDQMPESGVVSMLPPLDVVDNKGE from the coding sequence ATGATCAGCCGAATTGCTCCGCTCTTCTTCGCTGGCGTGATTGCCGTCGCGGTGGTTGGATTCTTCGTCGGCATCATGGCCGGCGTGCCACAACCCGATGGGATGGTGGGCAGCGGAACTCATCCCGAGTTCCAGCCCGCTGACTCGTCCCAAACCCTAACCAGTGTCGCCACGGTCAAACAGATCCCGGCGGTGGCCTACGCCGATATCGCTCACACCTCCATGGGACCGACCAAGGGCTGGCAGGCAACGCCGCAAGCATTGCCACAACCCGAGTACGACTTGTACACGAAGATTGAACCCAGCGCAGCGGAGAAGGAAGCATCCAGCCAGGTGCGTGCCTCTCGGCGTGCTTTCAATGGAGCTCCGCCGATCATCCCGCACCCAGTCGAGAACACGACCGACGCGGCATGTTATGCCTGCCACAGCAACGGTGTGAAAATGGCTGGCCTGAAAGCGAGCGTGATGTCGCATGAGTTCCTTGGCAACTGCGTCCAGTGCCATGCCCCAATGGCACCGGCACCGTTTCAAGAAGTCGATGCAAGCGTGCAAACCAGCTTCGTCGGCTTACCGGCCCCCAAGGCCGGCCAGCGAGCGTACCAAGGCGCACCACCAACGATTCCGCACTCCCGTTGGATGCGAGAAAACTGCAGTGCATGCCACGGCGGACCCAACGGCTGGGCAGGGATGGAGTCGACGCACCCGTGGCGAACCAACTGCACTCAGTGCCACGCTCCCTCAGCTTCGCTCGACCAAATGCCCGAATCGGGCGTGGTTTCGATGTTGCCACCGCTCGATGTGGTGGACAACAAAGGTGAGTGA
- a CDS encoding molybdopterin-dependent oxidoreductase yields MNNDRRALLKSAAMAAAGSMVAGNGSLPVVRADQAVDDLPTGEGLEWNKAPCRFCGTGCHVQVGVEDGRVVAIAGDKAADVNKGLLCVKGYHVGGILYGKDRLTKPLLRKDGELTEISWDEAIETIAQRIFDSPETFAFYGSGQWTIPEGFAAQKFMKGGLGNNHIDPNARLCMASAVTGFLATYGVDEPAGCYQDLDECDVLITWGNNPAEMHPVLFSRVTDRRSRGETVRVIDIGTRRTRTTDAANDYLEMKPHGDVAISLGIMHLLIANDNYDKSFVEKHCNFRGAEADSPTLQGEAISEEDFRKRIAKYTPEHVEELSGVPADQIRMLGELFGNHDIRITSLWCMGMNQHTMGTAINSLVHGVHLLSGHFGRPGDAPTSLTGQPSACGTVREVGTLSHALPGGRVVAKPEHRQQCEEYWNLREGSINAVPGYHTVKMFEQFTKPTAEGGDITTLIVQVTNPGQTLPNLNALFNDKEGLKDKFLIVSDVYPTASTQLADLILPAALWVEKNGMFGNSERRTQQWFKMVDPPGDARDDTWMTIAIAHKLFEMGYEGMQDKDGEFIFAVKDDDGQDIPIWEFEHYYDTNVDKHLFEEYRQFTTMKHKNLAPYDEYVKARGLRWPVVEQEDGSWRETRFRFSGFDDPFVKEGEEFDFYHSSSNDGRAQIWFHEYAPPPEMPDDQYPMWLCTGRVLEHWHTGTMTRRLAPLNRAMPTAYVEMHSDDAKAANIRQGEIVTIESRRGVCDLPVWIDGRGRPPRGTIFVPFFDESKLINNCTLEAFDPFSKQPDYKKCAVRVVKKTTVKQNSAKDQTAKDKTAKEATTAHVEVSS; encoded by the coding sequence ATGAACAACGACCGACGAGCGTTATTGAAATCGGCCGCGATGGCGGCGGCGGGTTCCATGGTGGCGGGCAACGGATCGCTTCCAGTTGTTCGCGCGGACCAGGCGGTCGATGATTTGCCAACTGGCGAAGGACTGGAGTGGAACAAAGCACCTTGCCGTTTTTGTGGCACCGGGTGTCACGTTCAAGTCGGTGTGGAAGACGGTCGAGTCGTCGCGATCGCGGGTGACAAGGCCGCCGACGTGAACAAGGGATTGCTGTGTGTCAAAGGCTATCACGTCGGTGGCATCCTGTACGGCAAAGACCGGCTGACCAAGCCTCTGCTGCGAAAAGACGGCGAACTGACCGAGATCAGTTGGGACGAAGCGATTGAGACGATCGCCCAACGGATCTTTGATTCCCCCGAAACGTTTGCGTTCTATGGCAGCGGGCAATGGACCATCCCGGAAGGCTTCGCCGCTCAAAAATTCATGAAAGGTGGACTGGGCAACAACCACATCGATCCCAACGCACGACTTTGCATGGCATCGGCGGTGACGGGCTTCTTGGCGACTTATGGCGTTGATGAACCGGCCGGATGTTACCAGGACCTCGATGAGTGCGACGTGTTGATCACGTGGGGTAACAACCCAGCGGAGATGCATCCGGTGTTGTTCTCGCGAGTTACCGATCGACGTTCGCGTGGCGAGACGGTTCGGGTCATCGATATCGGTACACGACGGACACGCACCACCGACGCCGCCAATGATTACCTGGAAATGAAACCGCACGGCGATGTCGCGATCTCGCTGGGCATCATGCATTTGCTGATTGCCAACGACAACTACGATAAGTCGTTCGTCGAAAAGCATTGCAACTTTCGCGGTGCGGAAGCCGACTCACCCACGCTGCAAGGCGAAGCGATCAGCGAGGAAGACTTCCGCAAAAGAATCGCGAAGTACACACCCGAACATGTCGAAGAGCTTTCCGGCGTGCCGGCGGACCAAATCCGCATGCTCGGCGAGTTGTTCGGTAACCACGACATCCGCATCACGTCGCTGTGGTGCATGGGCATGAACCAACACACGATGGGCACGGCAATCAACTCGCTCGTTCACGGCGTGCACTTATTGTCCGGCCACTTCGGTCGGCCCGGCGACGCACCGACTAGCCTGACGGGACAACCGTCCGCGTGCGGCACCGTTCGCGAAGTGGGCACGCTGTCTCATGCATTGCCGGGTGGCCGGGTGGTGGCCAAGCCCGAACATCGCCAGCAGTGCGAAGAATACTGGAATCTTCGCGAAGGTAGCATTAACGCAGTTCCGGGCTACCACACGGTGAAAATGTTTGAGCAATTCACGAAGCCCACGGCCGAAGGAGGCGACATCACCACACTGATAGTGCAGGTCACCAACCCAGGTCAAACACTGCCCAACCTGAACGCACTGTTCAACGACAAGGAAGGCCTGAAAGACAAGTTCCTAATTGTTAGCGACGTCTATCCGACCGCGTCCACGCAACTTGCCGACTTGATCTTGCCAGCGGCGTTGTGGGTGGAAAAGAACGGCATGTTCGGCAACAGCGAACGCCGAACACAACAGTGGTTCAAAATGGTCGATCCGCCAGGTGACGCCCGCGACGACACGTGGATGACGATCGCGATCGCTCACAAGTTGTTTGAGATGGGCTACGAAGGCATGCAGGACAAAGACGGTGAATTCATCTTCGCAGTCAAAGATGACGACGGCCAAGACATCCCAATCTGGGAATTCGAACACTACTACGACACCAACGTCGACAAGCACTTGTTCGAAGAGTATCGCCAGTTCACGACGATGAAGCACAAGAACTTGGCTCCGTACGACGAATACGTGAAGGCCCGTGGATTGCGTTGGCCCGTTGTCGAACAAGAAGACGGTTCGTGGCGAGAAACCCGTTTTCGCTTTTCTGGATTCGACGATCCGTTTGTTAAAGAAGGCGAGGAATTTGATTTCTATCACTCGTCAAGCAACGATGGTCGGGCGCAAATCTGGTTCCACGAATACGCTCCACCGCCGGAGATGCCTGACGATCAGTATCCAATGTGGTTGTGCACCGGCCGCGTACTGGAACACTGGCACACCGGCACGATGACTCGGCGACTGGCACCACTGAACCGAGCGATGCCGACCGCTTACGTTGAAATGCACAGCGACGATGCCAAGGCGGCAAACATTCGCCAAGGCGAAATCGTCACCATCGAATCTCGTCGTGGTGTGTGCGATTTGCCGGTTTGGATCGACGGCCGTGGCCGTCCGCCACGCGGCACGATCTTCGTCCCGTTCTTCGACGAGTCCAAACTGATCAACAACTGCACGCTGGAAGCCTTTGACCCGTTTTCAAAACAGCCTGACTACAAGAAGTGTGCCGTTCGAGTGGTGAAGAAAACGACAGTCAAGCAAAACTCAGCGAAGGACCAAACGGCGAAAGACAAGACAGCGAAAGAAGCTACCACGGCGCATGTCGAGGTGTCTTCATGA